TTGATGCTGGCGTTTTTCGCTCGGGCCAGAAGTTTCAAGATCACCCGCGACGCCCATGAATTGGAGGATGTGCGCTGGTTTACCCGCGACGAAGTGCTGGCTTTCGAAAGCAAGGGCATGTTCCTGCCCAGGCGCGATTCCATTGCCTATCAACTGATCTCGCGCTGGCTGGAGCAGGGGTAGGCAGGAAACCCTTCCCCCGGAGCCGAGCTTTCATACTGGGTGGCCGCCGTGCCCCAGGCGACGGCGATTTTTAGCGCTTGTTCCATGCCCATTTTACGGGCCAGGGCATGGGAAAGACCGGCGGCGAAGGCGTCGCCAGCGCCGGTGCTGTCCACCACTTCGACTTTTTGGGCAGGCTGAAACAAGCATTGTCCATGGTGCCCGAAAGCCTCGGCTCCCTTGGCGCCATGGGTGATGACGATCCATTCCAAACGCCCGCCGGAAACCGCCATGCCATGGGTGAAGGGATCGGCCAGGAAACCGCCGTCCAGATCCGATTTCGAGCCGACCAGAATTTGCGCCGGAACCGAGTTGGGTGCGCATGGCGGCACATGGGCGATCACCGTCATGCGGCCTGTCATTTCGGCCATCAAGCCGGCCAGTCCCTGATGGCGCGAACGCACATACATGACGTCGGCGGCAACGGATGTGATGCGCAGGGGCGGCTCGCTTTCCAACAGCCTGCGCAGATTGACGATCGTGCGCTCGCCAGCCGGGTCGGTCATGATGATCGAGCGCGACGAGCCGCCCTGAAGGCGCACGGTCAGGGACAAATCAACCCCCAGGCTGCGCAGTTCCGCCAGCAAAGCGTCGCCCACCGGGTCCGAGCCGACGGCGGCCACCAGCAGCGGCGCGTCTCCGGCGCGGGCCAGGGCCACGGCCGCATTGGCGCCGCCGCCGCCCAGGCGCGGCCCCTTGTCGATGCCGTCCTGATGGCCGCCTGAAAGAATGGCCTGGCGAAGCCCCACCACCAGATCCTGCGCCACGGTTCCCAAGACCAGAATGCGCGCCATCTTCACATCCTCTTTTCAAATCAATTTGTTTCAGACAATCTAGCCATATGGCGATTTTGAAGATAGCCCGCATGGGCCACCCTGTCTTGCGCGGCATTGCGCAGCCGATAGCCGATCCGACAGCGCCCGACGTGCGCCGACTGGTCCAGGATATGGTCGAGACGCTGGCCGATGCGGGCGGCGTGGGTTTGGCCGCACCTCAGGTGCATGTGCCTTTGCGGCTGGTGATCTTTTTCGTTCCCGCCCAGCGCGCCGCGGAAGAAGTGCCGCTGACCGTGCTGATCAATCCGGTCATCGAACCTTTGAACGATCAGATGGAAGATGGGGGCGAGGGCTGCCTGTCGCTGCCCGGGCTGGTCGGCACGGTGCCGCGTTTCATGTCCATCCGCTATTCAGGGTTCGGGCTGGACGGCCAGCCCATCTTGCGCCAGGCGCAGGGCTATCACGCCCGCGTGGCGCAGCATGAATGCGACCATCTGGACGGCATCCTTTATCCCGCCCGCATCCAGGACTTCTCGCGTTTCGGCTATGCCGAGGAATTCAAGAAAAGCGATGAATGACGACGTGACCACGGTTGGGATTCCAATTTCCGGGTGCGCTCAGGCCTAGCGTAACTTGGCTGGCGTTCCCCAAGCCTTCGCGCCCGATGGCACGTCGCGGTTGACGAAAGCCATGGCGCCGACGACCGCCCTGTCGCCAATGGTCACGCCCATCTGGATGACCGCGTTCGGTCCGATGTAGACGCCCGATCCGATCCTGGTCGGCTTTCGCTCGACGGGTTCCTTGCCGAACGACGTTGCCCACTTGACCGTATGGTGAGTGTATATCTGCACCCCGGCCGAGATCGAGCAGTGATGGCCGATCTCCAAGCCGCCGGAGCCATCAAGGATGACGTTCGGGCCGATCCAGGTTTCCTCGCCGACCGTCACCTCGCCCAGGACAAGGACGTTGTTGTAGCAGGTCGCACCCTTGCCGAAGCCGAGGAAGCGGGCGGTATCTTCGCGCTCGGTCAGCAGATCGCCGAGCGAAACGTGGCGGTTGGACCTAGCCTTCTTCTCGGCACGGAGTGCCGCAATAAGGTCGCGCAACTGGTCGAGCGGGGTCATCGGCTGATTGTCGCGTCGTGCACAGCGGAGGGCAACACATGGTCTGGCTTTCCGCCATCGTCGCTGTCGGCGGCGATGAGAGAAATGACAACTCTGTACCGCTTCATGTGGCGCCTGTGCCCTGTTCATCGAAAAAGGCCATGGCGTCCACCCCCCGACCGGCACAGACTCGCGTCAACCCCTTGTGGATGGCAATGATGGCCTCGGCGCATTCAATCCGGTCTTGGATGTCTTGCCATGCCTGAGCATCCATGACGACTTCATCCTTAAATGATCGAATATGATGCATAATGTAACGCATCTTCCCGCGCCCGTCGAGCGGGTACATACATTCTAATTGCGCCCGTAAGTATCGACGATGCGCACGATGTCGTCTTCGCCCAGATAGCTGCCCGACTGCACCTCGATGATCGACAGCGGCACCTTGCCGGGATTTTCCAAGCGATGCACGACGCCCAGCGGAATGAAGGTCGATTGGTTTTCGTGCAACAAGATGGTCTCCTCGCCGCGCGTGACGTTGGCCGTGCCCTTGACCACCACCCAATGTTCGGCCCGATGATGGTGCATCTGCAGCGATAGCGAAGCGCCGGGATTGACGCGGATCAGCTTGACCTGATAGCGCTCCCCTTCTTCCAGGCTTTGATAGAAGCCCCAGGGGCGATAGACCTTCGATGGCGTCAGATGCTCCTTGCGCCCTTGCGCCTTCAGGCTTTCGGCGATCTTCTTGACGTCTTGCACCTTGTCCATCGACGACACCAGCAGCGCATCGTCGGTCGCCACCACCACCACATTGTCCAGCCCCACCACGGCCACCAGCGTGCCGTCGCCCTTGATGAACGAGTTGTGGACGTCTTCGGTCAGCACGTCGCCCGAGATGGCGTTGCCCGCTTCGTCCTTGCCTGCGATTTCCCAAAGGGCGCGCCACGATCCCACATCGCTCCAGCCCATGTTCACGGGGACGATGGCGGCTTTCTTGGTGTGCTCCATCACCGCATAGTCGATGGACTGGCTGGTGGCCTTGGAAAAGGATTCCGCTTCCAGGCGCAGGAAATCAAGATCGCGCCGCGCATTGGCCAGCGCAATGCGCGTGGCCCGGACGATTTCCGGATGGTGCTTCTTCAATTCGTCCAGATAGGCGCCCGCGGTCATCACGAAAATGCCGCTGTTCCAGGAATAGCTGCCATCGGCCAGATAGGCCTGGGCCGTTTTGCGGTCGGGCTTTTCGACGAAACGATCAACCGAGAAGGCGCCCGCGCAGCCCTTGATCGCTTGTCCCGCCTTGATATAGCCATATCCAGTTTCCGGCGCCGTGGGGGTGATTCCGAAGGTAACCAGATAACCCTGCCTGGCTGCTTCGGCGGCTTGGGTCATAGCGGCGCGAAAGGCCTTGGTGTTGACGACCGTGTGGTCCGAGGGCATGACGGCCATGACGATGTCGGGCGAGAGGGCGGCCAGCATATGCGCGGCCACGGCGACGGCGGGGGCGGTGTTGCGCCCTTCAGGCTCCAGCACGATGGCGGTCGGCGTGGCCTTCATGCCGCGCAATTGCTCGGCCACGATGAAGCGGTGCTCGTCATTGCAGATCACCAAAGGATCGGCGAATTGCGGGCTGTCGATCCGCCTTACGGTCTCTTCCAGCATGCTCTTGTCGCTGACCAGGGCCAGAAGCTGCTTGGGATAGAGGGCGCGCGACATCGGCCAAAGGCGGGTGCCTGCGCCGCCGGACAGAATCACCGGATGGATGCGCTGATCCATCGCAGTTGCAAGAACGGGCTTAGGGGCTGTTTTCTTCGCCGAAGTCTTGGCCATGCTGCTTTCCCTGTTGGACGGCAAAACTATAGATCGGAGTCCCACAAACGCAAAGGGCGCCGGATGGCGCCCTTTGGTTATGATGTTCCCGAATGCTCAATGCACGAACAGATGCACTTCAGGCGAGGTGGCGGTAGACGACGACGAAGCCGTCATGCGCACGCGGGTTGAAGGCAGGCCCATATTGTTGAGCGAGCGCATGACCTGCTCGGCATCCTTCTTGGACATCGAGGCGGTCAGGGCAGGCTGCGACACCGTGCCCGCCGAGGGGCTGATCGCCACCAGATCGAAAGTGGCGTTCGGCTTGCGCTCGAGCGCGCGGCTGACGGCGGTGTAAAGCTGCTGCTCGTAGGCCACGTTCTGGCGGTCGAATTTGATGACCATCAAAGGCTTGCCGCCCGCCATGGGGGCCGCGTCGGCCACCGGGACGGAAACCTGCGGAATGGCGCTACGGTTGGCCAAGCTGGTGCCGTAGAACTGGCCGTTCTT
This genomic interval from Alphaproteobacteria bacterium contains the following:
- a CDS encoding mannose-1-phosphate guanylyltransferase/mannose-6-phosphate isomerase — translated: MDQRIHPVILSGGAGTRLWPMSRALYPKQLLALVSDKSMLEETVRRIDSPQFADPLVICNDEHRFIVAEQLRGMKATPTAIVLEPEGRNTAPAVAVAAHMLAALSPDIVMAVMPSDHTVVNTKAFRAAMTQAAEAARQGYLVTFGITPTAPETGYGYIKAGQAIKGCAGAFSVDRFVEKPDRKTAQAYLADGSYSWNSGIFVMTAGAYLDELKKHHPEIVRATRIALANARRDLDFLRLEAESFSKATSQSIDYAVMEHTKKAAIVPVNMGWSDVGSWRALWEIAGKDEAGNAISGDVLTEDVHNSFIKGDGTLVAVVGLDNVVVVATDDALLVSSMDKVQDVKKIAESLKAQGRKEHLTPSKVYRPWGFYQSLEEGERYQVKLIRVNPGASLSLQMHHHRAEHWVVVKGTANVTRGEETILLHENQSTFIPLGVVHRLENPGKVPLSIIEVQSGSYLGEDDIVRIVDTYGRN
- the def gene encoding peptide deformylase; the encoded protein is MAILKIARMGHPVLRGIAQPIADPTAPDVRRLVQDMVETLADAGGVGLAAPQVHVPLRLVIFFVPAQRAAEEVPLTVLINPVIEPLNDQMEDGGEGCLSLPGLVGTVPRFMSIRYSGFGLDGQPILRQAQGYHARVAQHECDHLDGILYPARIQDFSRFGYAEEFKKSDE
- a CDS encoding carbohydrate kinase family protein, yielding MARILVLGTVAQDLVVGLRQAILSGGHQDGIDKGPRLGGGGANAAVALARAGDAPLLVAAVGSDPVGDALLAELRSLGVDLSLTVRLQGGSSRSIIMTDPAGERTIVNLRRLLESEPPLRITSVAADVMYVRSRHQGLAGLMAEMTGRMTVIAHVPPCAPNSVPAQILVGSKSDLDGGFLADPFTHGMAVSGGRLEWIVITHGAKGAEAFGHHGQCLFQPAQKVEVVDSTGAGDAFAAGLSHALARKMGMEQALKIAVAWGTAATQYESSAPGEGFPAYPCSSQREIS
- a CDS encoding acyltransferase codes for the protein MTPLDQLRDLIAALRAEKKARSNRHVSLGDLLTEREDTARFLGFGKGATCYNNVLVLGEVTVGEETWIGPNVILDGSGGLEIGHHCSISAGVQIYTHHTVKWATSFGKEPVERKPTRIGSGVYIGPNAVIQMGVTIGDRAVVGAMAFVNRDVPSGAKAWGTPAKLR